The following coding sequences are from one Treponema bryantii window:
- a CDS encoding nucleoside kinase, with amino-acid sequence MNDISITFIKDGNEITKKLVPYGTPVSVLTGNFGIPDREIYAVRISNEICPLDMPLTYDAILEAIPAKSKDGAAVYRRSLCLMLAAAAHNLFPKARLLVGHSLGYGYYYTLEGAKKITEKEIKQLTDEMKSLVEKDIPITTESIPYAKAAELFEKLNLVETRKQIKYNCPPTIKINTIGDFSDLYFGPLVLSTGVLKTFELMKYGEGFLLRFPKSSDPDKLTEFKDQPKLFEIYSKYKEWGKRMNVTSAASLNELIGSRKINDFIEITEIYQQKNISKIASQIVDRKTVRVVLIAGPSSSGKTTSAKKLALELQAMGYQPKVISLDCYYVGHDKTPLDADGKPDYECLEALNIELLNNQLVDLFNGKEITVPTYDFHTGTAYFEDKNKMTLKDNEILIMEGIHGLNDKLTPKVAPELKFKIYLSALTQLNLDDHNRISTSDNRLIRRIVRDNNFRGKPAAGTIEMWPSVRRGEELHIFPFQNNADAVLNTALDYELSVLRVYAAPLLRQVTPMQKEYAEARRLLQFLENFATISPSAVPPRSIIREFIGGSAFKY; translated from the coding sequence ATGAATGATATCAGCATTACATTTATAAAAGACGGAAATGAAATAACTAAAAAACTTGTTCCTTATGGTACTCCGGTTTCTGTACTAACCGGAAATTTTGGTATTCCAGATAGAGAAATTTATGCAGTACGAATAAGTAACGAAATCTGCCCGCTTGATATGCCGCTTACTTATGATGCAATCCTCGAAGCAATTCCTGCTAAATCAAAAGATGGAGCTGCCGTTTACAGACGTTCACTTTGTCTTATGCTTGCGGCTGCTGCTCACAATCTGTTTCCAAAGGCTCGACTTCTTGTAGGACACAGCCTTGGTTACGGCTACTACTACACTCTTGAAGGTGCCAAGAAAATCACAGAAAAGGAAATCAAACAGCTTACAGATGAAATGAAATCTCTTGTTGAAAAGGATATTCCTATCACAACTGAATCAATTCCATATGCAAAGGCTGCAGAACTCTTTGAAAAACTCAATCTTGTTGAAACCCGAAAGCAGATTAAATACAACTGTCCGCCTACAATCAAAATCAATACAATTGGAGATTTTTCTGATTTGTATTTTGGACCTCTTGTACTTTCTACCGGTGTTCTAAAAACATTTGAACTTATGAAATACGGCGAAGGTTTCTTACTCCGCTTCCCTAAATCATCAGATCCGGACAAGCTCACAGAGTTTAAGGACCAGCCAAAGCTTTTCGAAATCTACAGTAAGTATAAGGAATGGGGAAAGCGCATGAATGTAACTTCTGCAGCTTCTCTCAACGAGCTTATCGGAAGCCGTAAGATTAATGATTTTATTGAAATCACAGAAATCTATCAGCAGAAAAATATTTCTAAGATAGCTTCACAGATTGTAGACCGCAAGACAGTCCGCGTAGTTTTAATTGCAGGACCTTCTTCTTCAGGTAAAACTACATCTGCTAAAAAACTTGCACTTGAACTTCAGGCTATGGGCTACCAGCCTAAGGTAATCAGCCTGGACTGCTATTATGTAGGCCACGACAAAACACCTCTTGATGCAGACGGAAAACCAGACTACGAATGTCTTGAAGCTCTGAATATTGAACTTTTGAACAACCAGCTTGTAGATCTTTTTAATGGAAAAGAAATTACAGTTCCAACTTATGACTTCCACACAGGAACCGCATATTTTGAAGATAAGAATAAGATGACTCTTAAAGACAATGAGATTCTTATTATGGAAGGAATCCACGGTCTGAACGACAAACTCACTCCAAAGGTTGCTCCAGAACTCAAGTTTAAGATTTATCTTTCTGCCCTCACCCAGCTCAACCTTGATGACCACAACCGCATTTCTACTTCAGATAACCGTCTTATCCGCCGTATTGTCCGCGATAACAATTTCCGCGGCAAGCCTGCTGCAGGAACTATCGAAATGTGGCCAAGTGTTCGCCGCGGCGAAGAGCTTCACATCTTCCCATTCCAGAACAATGCGGATGCAGTTTTGAATACAGCGCTTGATTACGAATTGTCAGTTTTACGAGTATACGCAGCTCCACTTCTCCGTCAGGTTACTCCAATGCAAAAGGAATACGCCGAGGCAAGACGTCTGCTGCAGTTCCTCGAGAACTTCGCAACAATTTCGCCAAGTGCGGTGCCGCCAAGATCAATTATCCGTGAGTTTATTGGTGGATCAGCGTTTAAGTATTAA
- the fliH gene encoding flagellar assembly protein FliH, translating to MAKAVFRPGEAKNIEEKVMLPLYKDYSPIEDVEVEEEEVYTGPTAEDLRREAEEYKLQFEQEKLQLKADAQKEAERIIKAAEDTAFAEVKRQTDQAAVIKADAENEAASIIEKAKAEAAQIVAEAQAQHDKLVADARSEGFEQGSSEGYEKGKAEVERLIERMHKVLEAVMQRREEILQDTESQIVELVILMARKVIKILSENQKNVIMANTVAALRKVKTRGNVTLRVNIEDVKLTTAHADEFIQHVENVQGITVQEDSAVEKGGCIVETDFGAIDARISSQLTELENKILEVSPVKNIKRQDPLTSAE from the coding sequence ATGGCAAAGGCAGTTTTCAGACCTGGTGAAGCAAAAAATATTGAAGAAAAAGTAATGCTTCCTCTTTATAAAGATTATTCTCCGATTGAAGATGTCGAAGTTGAAGAGGAAGAAGTTTATACAGGTCCAACTGCAGAAGATCTGCGACGCGAAGCTGAAGAGTATAAACTTCAGTTCGAGCAGGAAAAACTGCAGCTTAAAGCAGATGCTCAGAAGGAAGCAGAACGCATTATTAAAGCTGCTGAAGATACAGCCTTTGCAGAAGTAAAACGCCAGACAGATCAGGCAGCCGTTATAAAAGCAGATGCAGAAAATGAAGCTGCTTCAATCATAGAAAAAGCAAAAGCAGAAGCTGCACAGATTGTCGCTGAAGCTCAGGCTCAGCATGATAAACTTGTTGCAGATGCACGCTCAGAAGGTTTTGAGCAGGGAAGTTCTGAGGGCTACGAAAAGGGTAAAGCTGAAGTTGAGCGCCTTATTGAAAGAATGCACAAAGTTCTCGAAGCTGTAATGCAGCGCCGTGAGGAAATCCTGCAGGATACAGAAAGCCAGATTGTTGAACTTGTAATTTTGATGGCCCGCAAGGTTATTAAGATTCTTTCTGAAAATCAGAAGAACGTTATTATGGCAAATACTGTTGCTGCTTTGCGCAAGGTAAAGACCCGTGGTAACGTAACTCTTCGTGTTAATATTGAAGATGTAAAGCTTACTACAGCACACGCAGACGAGTTTATTCAGCATGTTGAAAATGTTCAGGGAATTACAGTTCAGGAAGATTCTGCTGTTGAAAAGGGCGGCTGTATTGTTGAAACAGATTTCGGCGCTATCGATGCACGTATCTCAAGTCAGCTTACAGAACTTGAAAATAAGATTCTTGAAGTTTCTCCTGTAAAAAATATCAAGCGCCAGGATCCTCTTACTTCGGCTGAGTAG
- the fliG gene encoding flagellar motor switch protein FliG yields MSDEATEAPKSNPKPVPKPGQLKPAGSGSSSKKGNKDYKSLTGRQKAAIFLISLGPEVSAEIMKHLREDEVETLTFEIARQEKVNPEFKDAVLEEFQELMNAQNFITTGGIDYARELLEKSLGSQKAIDIINRLTSSLQVRPFDFIRRTDPAHLLNFIQQEYPQTIALILAYLEPGKAAVIMQNLPEDMQAEVSKRLATMDRTSPDVLRDVERVLEKKLSTLSSEDYTAAGGVEAIVEILNLVDRSSEKSIIESLEEDDPDLAEEIKKRMFVFEDIVMLDDRAIQKVLRDVDQQELAKALKSVDTEVQDKIFRNMSKRAASMLKEDMEFMGPVRLKDVEESQQKIVSIIRRLEDNGDIVIARSGEDELVS; encoded by the coding sequence CATCATCAAAAAAAGGCAATAAGGATTATAAAAGTTTAACTGGTCGCCAGAAGGCTGCCATCTTCCTCATTTCGCTTGGACCAGAAGTTTCTGCTGAAATCATGAAGCACCTTCGCGAAGACGAAGTTGAGACACTTACATTTGAAATTGCACGTCAGGAAAAAGTAAATCCTGAGTTTAAAGACGCCGTACTTGAAGAGTTCCAGGAGCTCATGAATGCTCAGAACTTCATCACAACCGGTGGTATCGACTATGCCCGCGAGCTCCTCGAAAAATCTCTTGGTTCTCAGAAAGCTATCGATATCATCAACCGCCTTACTTCAAGTCTTCAGGTTCGTCCGTTCGACTTTATCCGCCGTACAGACCCGGCACATCTTTTGAACTTTATTCAGCAGGAATATCCGCAGACAATTGCCTTGATTCTTGCTTACCTTGAACCTGGAAAGGCTGCCGTAATCATGCAGAACCTGCCAGAAGATATGCAGGCCGAAGTTTCAAAGCGACTTGCAACAATGGACCGTACATCTCCAGATGTATTGCGCGACGTTGAACGCGTATTGGAAAAGAAACTTTCTACACTGTCTTCAGAAGACTACACTGCTGCCGGTGGTGTTGAAGCAATCGTTGAAATCCTCAACCTTGTTGACCGTTCTTCTGAAAAGTCTATTATCGAATCTCTCGAAGAGGACGATCCGGATCTGGCAGAGGAAATCAAAAAGCGAATGTTCGTATTCGAAGATATCGTTATGCTCGACGACCGTGCTATTCAGAAGGTACTTCGCGATGTCGACCAGCAGGAACTCGCAAAAGCGCTTAAATCAGTTGATACCGAAGTACAGGATAAAATCTTCCGTAACATGTCTAAGCGTGCCGCATCTATGCTTAAGGAAGATATGGAATTCATGGGACCTGTCCGCTTGAAGGACGTTGAAGAGTCTCAGCAGAAGATTGTATCTATCATCCGTCGTCTCGAAGACAATGGTGATATCGTAATTGCTCGTTCTGGCGAAGACGAACTTGTATCATAA
- the fliJ gene encoding flagellar export protein FliJ — protein MAKKFVFELQKVLEYRNFEKQQAEGELAKALAVETEINDNLKKIAQNYASVKAQMKGSLNFQDMMAQSQYNNLLEYQKEELLKQLAEAKLVTEQKREVLRECMKKTTALEKLKEKQLADWKAAADYEEAELLDEVKNKINFSQN, from the coding sequence ATGGCAAAGAAATTTGTTTTTGAATTACAGAAAGTCCTCGAATACCGCAACTTCGAAAAACAGCAGGCCGAAGGCGAACTTGCAAAGGCTCTCGCTGTAGAAACCGAAATCAATGATAATCTAAAAAAAATCGCACAGAATTATGCCTCAGTAAAAGCCCAGATGAAGGGTTCTCTGAATTTTCAGGATATGATGGCTCAAAGCCAGTACAACAATCTTTTGGAATATCAGAAAGAAGAACTGCTCAAACAGCTTGCTGAAGCAAAACTCGTTACCGAACAGAAACGCGAAGTCCTTCGCGAATGCATGAAAAAAACAACAGCCCTTGAAAAGTTAAAAGAAAAGCAGCTCGCCGACTGGAAAGCTGCTGCCGATTACGAAGAAGCAGAATTACTGGACGAAGTCAAAAATAAAATAAATTTCTCACAGAACTAA
- a CDS encoding FliI/YscN family ATPase: protein MRSTYTGDFDFNKYLEKVVDAETILYTGRVVAVKGLEVESEGPRSVIGEMCTIKLRDGKLLQAEVVGLDEKIVKLAPFGETKGIEVGCEVVASGRSLMVPVGPKLLGRMINASGRPCDDKGEIVPETYYPAVANPPAPNERTDINRRISTGVRAIDSLLTVGKGQRLGIFAGSGVGKSTLLSIIARNTDADINVIGLIGERGREVLDFVNRDLGEEGMKRSVLVVATSDEPSICRLRAAQVCTAIAEYFRDQGKDVMLMMDSVTRFAHAQREIGLANGEPPAQKGYPPSVFDMIPKLLERSGTNQKGSITAFYTVLVDGDDMNEPITDKVRGTLDGHIVLNRKLAQAYHYPAIDVLQSISRLSKRVSGAQTRKAVGRLRTWMATYSENETMITAGIYQKGNSPEIDQAIDKHMEIEEFLKQEEYEPCPMKETLEKLSALTGIEIPESEYVEAPALDIPYTAQITDSIKQTEA from the coding sequence GTGCGTTCTACCTATACCGGTGATTTTGATTTTAATAAATATCTCGAAAAAGTTGTTGATGCAGAGACCATCCTTTACACTGGCCGTGTAGTTGCAGTTAAAGGTCTTGAAGTTGAAAGTGAAGGACCTCGTTCTGTAATCGGCGAAATGTGTACAATCAAACTGCGTGACGGAAAACTACTTCAGGCAGAGGTTGTTGGTCTTGATGAAAAAATCGTAAAACTTGCTCCGTTCGGTGAAACAAAAGGAATAGAAGTTGGCTGCGAGGTTGTTGCTTCCGGCCGAAGTCTTATGGTACCTGTTGGACCAAAGCTTTTAGGAAGAATGATAAATGCTTCTGGACGTCCTTGTGATGATAAGGGAGAAATTGTTCCGGAAACTTATTATCCTGCAGTTGCAAATCCGCCAGCTCCTAATGAGCGTACAGATATTAACCGTCGCATTTCTACAGGTGTGCGTGCCATCGACTCTCTTCTTACAGTTGGAAAAGGTCAGCGTCTTGGAATCTTTGCAGGTTCTGGTGTTGGTAAATCAACACTTCTCAGTATTATTGCTCGTAATACAGATGCTGATATAAACGTAATCGGTTTGATTGGTGAACGTGGCCGCGAAGTTCTGGACTTCGTAAACCGCGACCTTGGTGAAGAAGGAATGAAGCGTTCCGTACTCGTTGTTGCAACCAGTGACGAGCCTTCAATCTGCCGTCTTCGTGCCGCACAGGTTTGTACAGCCATTGCAGAATATTTCCGTGACCAGGGCAAAGACGTTATGCTGATGATGGATTCAGTTACACGTTTTGCTCATGCACAGCGCGAGATTGGACTTGCAAACGGTGAGCCTCCTGCACAGAAGGGCTATCCGCCAAGTGTATTTGATATGATTCCAAAGCTGCTCGAACGTTCTGGTACAAATCAGAAAGGTTCTATTACAGCTTTCTATACAGTTCTTGTTGATGGTGATGATATGAACGAGCCGATTACAGATAAGGTTCGCGGTACTCTCGACGGACATATCGTTTTGAACCGTAAACTTGCTCAGGCTTATCATTATCCTGCAATTGATGTTCTGCAGTCTATTTCTCGACTTTCTAAGCGTGTAAGTGGTGCACAAACCCGTAAGGCTGTTGGACGACTCCGCACCTGGATGGCAACTTACAGTGAAAACGAAACAATGATTACAGCTGGAATTTATCAGAAGGGTAATTCTCCAGAAATCGACCAGGCTATAGATAAGCACATGGAAATTGAGGAATTCCTTAAGCAGGAAGAATACGAGCCGTGTCCAATGAAAGAAACTCTGGAAAAACTTTCTGCTCTTACAGGAATTGAGATTCCAGAAAGTGAATATGTTGAAGCGCCAGCATTAGATATTCCATACACTGCCCAAATTACAGATAGTATTAAGCAAACGGAAGCCTAG